A genomic window from Caldicellulosiruptor kronotskyensis 2002 includes:
- a CDS encoding GH36-type glycosyl hydrolase domain-containing protein, giving the protein MNYGYFDSQNREYVITNPKTPTSWVNYLGTSDYCLIISNNASGYSFYKSPKLGRVTRFRFNSIPMDRPGRYVYIKDEKTKDFWSISWQPVGKPLEKFLSICRHGLGYSIFESKYSNITSSLKIFVPVDKPIEIWEVKIKNESDEKKELSIFTYTEFCLWNSMLDMMDFQYILYTCRMGYNKEDEIVDYSIKLWSPYEPKAFFTCTNKKIESFDTDRDVFIGPYNSEANPEAIQNGRCFGSIAIGGNPCAATQVKIELQPGQEEYLVFVLGIGDAYKEGKEYKKLFASKENIQKEFEKVQKYWDERLSKFKFSTPSEKMNLMLNIWNQYQCHTTFNWSRSASFIEAGGRDGLGFRDSSQDILGVAHSIPQEVRKRLIELLKAQLSEGYAMHHFQPLTLTQGEHNIPPRDRIYSDDHLWLLIAVPHYIKETGDFSILDEVVEYADKGSASVYEHLKQALEFSWNHRGKHGLLLGLAADWNDCINLKDGGESTWSTQLYYKALSEFIELAEYIGKTDDAEKYKAYRNEIKKAMEEYTWDGEWFVRGYLASGKKLGSKESEQSKIFLNSQSWAVFSGAFIDEKGKMAMDSVKKYLATEHGCVKNWPAYVDYIIEVGAVTSFPPGLKENAAIFCHANTWVIIAEAVLGRGDYAFEYYMSFLPANKNDIAEIYTTEPYVYSQFITGKEHPYYFGRARNPWLTGTATWAFVAATQYILGIRPHYKGLIIDPCIPNQWDSFEVERVFRGRKLSIKVSNPDHISKGVKKILVNGKEIAGNLIPVELLGNENVVEVVMGK; this is encoded by the coding sequence ATGAATTATGGATATTTTGATTCTCAAAACAGAGAGTATGTTATAACAAACCCCAAAACACCAACTTCATGGGTAAATTATTTAGGAACAAGTGATTATTGTCTTATAATCTCAAATAACGCTTCAGGTTATTCTTTTTACAAATCTCCAAAACTTGGAAGGGTCACTCGTTTTAGGTTTAACAGCATCCCAATGGACAGACCTGGAAGATATGTATATATCAAAGATGAAAAGACAAAAGACTTCTGGTCAATAAGCTGGCAACCTGTTGGAAAGCCTCTTGAGAAGTTCCTGAGCATCTGTCGACATGGTCTTGGATATTCAATATTTGAAAGCAAATACAGCAATATAACTTCATCTTTAAAAATCTTTGTCCCAGTAGACAAACCAATTGAGATCTGGGAAGTTAAAATCAAGAATGAATCAGATGAGAAAAAAGAACTATCGATATTTACTTATACAGAGTTCTGTCTATGGAATTCTATGCTTGACATGATGGATTTTCAGTATATTCTTTACACCTGCAGAATGGGTTACAACAAAGAAGATGAAATTGTAGATTATTCTATCAAACTCTGGAGTCCTTATGAACCAAAAGCATTTTTCACGTGCACAAATAAAAAGATTGAAAGTTTTGATACAGATAGAGATGTATTTATTGGTCCATATAACAGTGAGGCTAATCCAGAAGCAATTCAAAACGGCAGGTGTTTTGGGTCAATTGCAATAGGTGGAAATCCATGTGCTGCAACACAGGTAAAAATTGAACTTCAGCCCGGTCAAGAAGAATACTTAGTGTTTGTACTGGGAATAGGAGATGCATACAAGGAAGGAAAAGAATATAAAAAACTATTTGCATCAAAAGAAAATATTCAAAAAGAATTTGAAAAAGTACAAAAGTATTGGGATGAACGACTTAGTAAGTTTAAATTTTCAACGCCAAGCGAAAAGATGAATTTGATGTTAAATATATGGAATCAATATCAGTGCCATACAACATTCAACTGGTCAAGGTCTGCTTCATTTATTGAAGCTGGTGGAAGAGATGGACTTGGCTTTAGAGATTCTTCACAGGACATTCTGGGCGTTGCACATTCAATCCCCCAAGAGGTAAGAAAAAGACTTATTGAACTTCTTAAGGCCCAGCTTTCTGAAGGATATGCGATGCATCACTTCCAGCCTCTTACATTGACTCAGGGAGAACATAATATACCTCCACGAGATAGAATTTACTCAGATGACCATTTATGGCTTTTAATTGCTGTGCCACACTATATAAAAGAAACAGGTGACTTTTCTATCTTAGATGAAGTTGTGGAATATGCGGACAAGGGAAGTGCTTCTGTTTATGAGCATTTAAAACAAGCTTTGGAGTTCTCATGGAATCACAGAGGAAAACATGGACTTTTGCTTGGTCTTGCTGCTGACTGGAATGACTGTATCAACCTCAAAGACGGTGGCGAGAGTACATGGTCAACCCAGCTTTATTACAAAGCTTTATCTGAGTTTATAGAACTTGCTGAGTATATTGGAAAGACTGATGATGCTGAAAAGTATAAAGCTTATAGAAATGAAATCAAAAAGGCAATGGAAGAGTATACATGGGATGGCGAATGGTTTGTAAGAGGGTATTTGGCAAGCGGTAAAAAACTTGGGTCAAAAGAAAGTGAGCAAAGCAAAATATTCTTAAACTCACAGTCTTGGGCAGTGTTTTCTGGGGCTTTTATTGATGAAAAAGGCAAAATGGCAATGGATAGTGTTAAAAAGTATCTTGCAACAGAGCATGGTTGTGTTAAGAACTGGCCAGCTTATGTTGATTATATCATAGAGGTTGGGGCTGTAACTTCTTTCCCACCAGGATTAAAAGAAAATGCTGCTATTTTCTGTCATGCTAATACATGGGTAATTATTGCAGAGGCTGTACTTGGAAGAGGCGATTATGCTTTTGAATACTATATGTCGTTCCTTCCTGCAAACAAAAATGATATTGCTGAAATATATACCACTGAACCTTATGTTTATTCCCAGTTTATCACTGGAAAAGAACATCCATATTATTTTGGTCGCGCGCGAAATCCATGGTTGACAGGTACTGCAACATGGGCATTTGTTGCTGCAACACAGTATATCCTTGGAATAAGACCTCACTATAAAGGGCTTATCATTGACCCATGTATACCAAATCAGTGGGACAGTTTTGAAGTTGAGAGAGTTTTCAGAGGAAGAAAACTTTCTATTAAGGTTTCAAATCCAGACCATATTTCGAAAGGTGTTAAAAAAATATTAGTAAATGGAAAAGAGATTGCAGGAAATTTAATCCCAGTAGAATTACTTGGCAATGAAAATGTAGTTGAAGTTGTGATGGGAAAATAA